The Brachyhypopomus gauderio isolate BG-103 chromosome 7, BGAUD_0.2, whole genome shotgun sequence genome has a window encoding:
- the pabpn1 gene encoding polyadenylate-binding protein 2 isoform X2, whose product MAEFGNGLAEESLLDSDPGHPELEDPGVGDEEPGLDEGEAAIEDPELEAIKARVREMEEEAEKLKELQNEVEKQMNLSPPPAGPVIMSIEEKIEADGRSIYVGNVDYGATAEELEAHFHGCGSVNRVTILCDKFTGHPKGFAYIEFADKESVRTAMALDESLFRGRQIKVGAKRTNRPGISTTDRGFPRARFRSRGGNFASSRARYYSGYTPPRGRGRAFRGRGRSTSWYSPY is encoded by the exons ATGGCGGAGTTCGGTAATGGACTGGCAGAGGAATCTCTGCTCGACTCGGACCCAGGTCATCCAGAACTTGAAGACCCGGGTGTTGGCGACGAAGAGCCCGGGCTCGACGAGGGAGAGGCCGCTATCGAGGATCCG GAGCTGGAGGCCATTAAAGCTCgcgtgagggagatggaggaggaagcGGAGAAACTGAAGGAGCTGCAGAACGAGGTGGAGAAACAGATGAACCTCAGTCCTCCACCCG CTGGTCCTGTCATAATGTCCATTGAAGAAAAGATCGAGGCGGATGGAAGATCAATTTATGTTGGAAAC GTGGATTACGGTGCTACAGCGGAGGAGCTAGAGGCACACTTCCACGGCTGTGGCTCCGTTAACAGAGTCACCATCCTGTGCGACAAGTTCACAGGACACCCCAAAGG GTTTGCGTATATTGAATTTGCAGACAAGGAGTCTGTTAGGACAGCCATGGCGCTGGACGAATCCTTATTTCGAGGGAGACAGATAAAG GTCGGGGCGAAGAGAACGAACCGGCCGGGCATTAGTACCACAGACCGAGGTTTCCCACGAGCCCGGTTCCGCTCACGTGGGGGGAACTTTGCCTCGTCCCGGGCCCGCTACTACAGTGGCTACACGCCCCCTAGAGGCAGAGGACGGGCCTTCAG gGGCCGAGGGCGATCAACATCGTGGTATTCCCCTTACTaa
- the pabpn1 gene encoding polyadenylate-binding protein 2 isoform X1 has translation MAEFGNGLAEESLLDSDPGHPELEDPGVGDEEPGLDEGEAAIEDPELEAIKARVREMEEEAEKLKELQNEVEKQMNLSPPPAGPVIMSIEEKIEADGRSIYVGNVDYGATAEELEAHFHGCGSVNRVTILCDKFTGHPKGFAYIEFADKESVRTAMALDESLFRGRQIKVGAKRTNRPGISTTDRGFPRARFRSRGGNFASSRARYYSGYTPPRGRGRAFRFQDQWRLTTPPPVATAPPTVSAASLSLSAPAIHSHPILSVWGGGGAGQGDHRPTAASLYYNNKR, from the exons ATGGCGGAGTTCGGTAATGGACTGGCAGAGGAATCTCTGCTCGACTCGGACCCAGGTCATCCAGAACTTGAAGACCCGGGTGTTGGCGACGAAGAGCCCGGGCTCGACGAGGGAGAGGCCGCTATCGAGGATCCG GAGCTGGAGGCCATTAAAGCTCgcgtgagggagatggaggaggaagcGGAGAAACTGAAGGAGCTGCAGAACGAGGTGGAGAAACAGATGAACCTCAGTCCTCCACCCG CTGGTCCTGTCATAATGTCCATTGAAGAAAAGATCGAGGCGGATGGAAGATCAATTTATGTTGGAAAC GTGGATTACGGTGCTACAGCGGAGGAGCTAGAGGCACACTTCCACGGCTGTGGCTCCGTTAACAGAGTCACCATCCTGTGCGACAAGTTCACAGGACACCCCAAAGG GTTTGCGTATATTGAATTTGCAGACAAGGAGTCTGTTAGGACAGCCATGGCGCTGGACGAATCCTTATTTCGAGGGAGACAGATAAAG GTCGGGGCGAAGAGAACGAACCGGCCGGGCATTAGTACCACAGACCGAGGTTTCCCACGAGCCCGGTTCCGCTCACGTGGGGGGAACTTTGCCTCGTCCCGGGCCCGCTACTACAGTGGCTACACGCCCCCTAGAGGCAGAGGACGGGCCTTCAG GTTTCAGGACCAGTGGAGGCTGACCACCCCTCCCCCCGTGGCCACGGCGCCCCCCACTGTCTCGGcagcgtctctctctctatctgctcCTGCTATTCACTCTCACCCCATCCTGTCTGTGTGGGGGGGCGGGGGCGCGGGACAGGGTGACCACCGGCCCACCGCGGCCAGCCTTTACTACAATAACAAGCGCTGA
- the pabpn1 gene encoding polyadenylate-binding protein 2 isoform X3 translates to MEEEAEKLKELQNEVEKQMNLSPPPAGPVIMSIEEKIEADGRSIYVGNVDYGATAEELEAHFHGCGSVNRVTILCDKFTGHPKGFAYIEFADKESVRTAMALDESLFRGRQIKVGAKRTNRPGISTTDRGFPRARFRSRGGNFASSRARYYSGYTPPRGRGRAFRFQDQWRLTTPPPVATAPPTVSAASLSLSAPAIHSHPILSVWGGGGAGQGDHRPTAASLYYNNKR, encoded by the exons atggaggaggaagcGGAGAAACTGAAGGAGCTGCAGAACGAGGTGGAGAAACAGATGAACCTCAGTCCTCCACCCG CTGGTCCTGTCATAATGTCCATTGAAGAAAAGATCGAGGCGGATGGAAGATCAATTTATGTTGGAAAC GTGGATTACGGTGCTACAGCGGAGGAGCTAGAGGCACACTTCCACGGCTGTGGCTCCGTTAACAGAGTCACCATCCTGTGCGACAAGTTCACAGGACACCCCAAAGG GTTTGCGTATATTGAATTTGCAGACAAGGAGTCTGTTAGGACAGCCATGGCGCTGGACGAATCCTTATTTCGAGGGAGACAGATAAAG GTCGGGGCGAAGAGAACGAACCGGCCGGGCATTAGTACCACAGACCGAGGTTTCCCACGAGCCCGGTTCCGCTCACGTGGGGGGAACTTTGCCTCGTCCCGGGCCCGCTACTACAGTGGCTACACGCCCCCTAGAGGCAGAGGACGGGCCTTCAG GTTTCAGGACCAGTGGAGGCTGACCACCCCTCCCCCCGTGGCCACGGCGCCCCCCACTGTCTCGGcagcgtctctctctctatctgctcCTGCTATTCACTCTCACCCCATCCTGTCTGTGTGGGGGGGCGGGGGCGCGGGACAGGGTGACCACCGGCCCACCGCGGCCAGCCTTTACTACAATAACAAGCGCTGA
- the ngdn gene encoding neuroguidin, which produces MAAPGVHNDVIEADLPAAVRVLNSLTEQVASVTSHIRDLIKRVQEKAYQTSKGLSFLDLRYHLLLFYLQDVTHLMCVKTNGQSLKDNSAIHRLVTIRTILEKMRPLDQKLKYQIDKLVRTAVTGSLAENDPLNFRPKPENLVSKLSQSEESDDDDDDDGGGGHKDDAEKTGTVPGRKYVPPRIAPMHYDGDMTEADRQKEQVEKLRRAALRSSVIQELRQQYSDAPDEIRDRQDFQTDREIREEQHRRNYEESMMVRLSVPREQRAKKRRLGGMTSQLSSITHFSDITALTGGEAPGLDNPRSRKKKMMKKKTKKRGFKKRK; this is translated from the exons ATGGCGGCCCCCGGAGTCCACAAC GACGTGATCGAGGCCGACCTGCCTGCTGCGGTCCGTGTGCTCAACAGCCTCACTGAACAG gTGGCTTCTGTCACAAGCCATATTCGAGACTTAATAAAGAGAGTCCAAGAAAAAGCCTATCAGACTTCGAAG gGGTTGTCTTTTCTGGACCTACGGTATCACCTTCTATTATTTTATCTCCAAGATGTTACACATTTAATGTGTGTTAAGACAAATGGGCAAAGTTTGAAGGACAACAGTGCCATTcataggcttgtcacgataagAACA ATTCTGGAGAAGATGCGTCCTCTTGATCAAAAACTGAAATATCAGATTGACAAGCTGGTACGAACAGCAGTAACTGGGAGCCTTG CTGAGAATGATCCTTTAAACTTTCGTCCCAAGCCTGAGAATCTTGTCAGTAAG CTCAGTCAGTCAGAGGaatcagatgatgatgatgatgatgatggtggtggtggccaTAAAGATGATGCTGAGAAAACCGGAACTGTTCCTGGCAGGAAATATGTACCACCCAGGATTGCACCCATGCACTATG ATGGAGACATGACTGAAGCAGACAGGCagaaggagcaggtggagaagCTGAGGAGAGCCGCCCTGCGCAGCTCCGTCATCCAGGAGCTCCGGCAGCAGTACAGCGACGCTCCAGACGAAATCCGCGACCGCCAGGACTTCCAGACCGACCGGGAAATCCGGGAGGAGCAGCACAG GAGAAACTACGAGGAGTCCATGATGGTGCGTCTGAGTGTCCCACGAGAGCAGAGGGCAAAGAAGCGTCGTCTGGGCGGCATGACATCACAGCTGAGCAGCATCACACACTTCAGTGACATCACTGCGCTGACCGGCGGAGAGGCACCG GGATTAGATAATCCCAGGTccaggaagaagaagatgatgaagaaAAAGACTAAAAAGAGAG gatTCAAAAAACGAAAATGA